The genomic region CCTTCATCACCCTTTTGCGCGCCATCTCCGCCTGGTGTCCGCTCGCCGCCGACAGCAACTCGCTGTATTCAAGGGAAATCATGTCCAATAAAACGCTGCCCGCCTTCGGATGGGACGAACGGATAAAGGACTCGGAGCATCCCGTGCAATCCTGCATCTGCAGCCAGAGGACCGGCACGCGCCGCTTCTTTTCCATTGCGCGGACCACTTTGTCCGCCTCCGAATAATGGAGGCCGATGGTCGCGGCCAGCATGGCGCACATTTTCAGAAAGTCCCTGCGCGACAGGCCGCCCTCCCTCATCCTCTCCGCGATGGTCTGTTCCCGAGCCAACCTGTACCCCCCTCATTTATGGCCTTTGTCCACTTTATATCAGTTGGTCGAGGCGGCAAACGATGAAAAAAATCACGTTCTCCCCGGGAAAACCCCGGACATTTCCCGAAACCGCCATGGGAAGGTGATCTCCCAACAGGGGAAAAAGCGGTTTCAGAAGGGGGAAGGAAGAACGCGGGAGCACAGGGCGCGTCTTTTTCAACCGCCACCCGTGAAGAAAATCTTTCCGCGGCCCGGTTGTTGATTTTTTTCACAGTTCTTCCGTCTCTCCGTTGATACAATGAAAACCCAACATCACCAGCCAGTCTGACGTTGGGAGTGCGGAAAATGAGAGGTTCTTGGTGGGCCGTTCTCGGCATCTTTTGTATCCTGGCCGCGGGATGTTTCCCTTCGGAACAACCCGCCCCCGGCCAAAAGAAAGACGAGCTGGTCCTGGCCATCGGGACGGAACCGGAGGACGGCTTCGATCCCACGACGGGGTGGGGGCGTTACGGTTCCCCCCTTTTCCAGAGCACCCTGCTGAAGCGGGATCACGCGATGAACATCACAAACGACCTGGCCGAGGAGTACGAAATAAGCGGCGACGGAACCGTCTGGACCGTGAAACTTCGGAAAAATGTCAGATTTTCCGACGGAACGCCCCTTACCGCATCCGACGTGAAATACACCTTTGAGGCGGCCGCCGAAAGCGGATCCATCGTCGATCTGCAGCAACTGGAAAAAGTGGAAGTCCTCGACGATCACACGGTGAAATTCACCCTGAAGGAGCCCCGGTCCACCTTCATTCATTCGCTGATCACCATCGGCATCGTGCCCCGGCACGCCCACGGCGAGGATTACGCGGAACATCCGGTCGGTTCCGGCCCTTACCGGCTGGTGCAATGGGACAAGGGGCAACAGTTGATCGTGGAGGCAAACCCGCACTACCACGGCACCCGTCCCTACTTCAAAAAACTGACCTTCCTCTTCTTAAGCGAAGATGCCGCCTTTGCGGCGGCCAAGGCGGGAAAGGTGGATGTGGCGTACATTCCCGCCGCCTTCGGAAAGGAAAAGGTGCCGGGAATGCGCCTGGAAAAGATCCGGACGGTTGACAACCGCGGCATCATGTTTCCCTTCGTTCCGTCGGGGGCAAAAACAAAGGACGGAAAGCCGGTCGGAAACGACGTGACGGCGGATGCGGCGATCCGGCGCGCCGTCAATATCGCCGTCGACAGGCAGGCGCTCGTGGAGGGCGTCCTGGAAGGTTTCGGCACCCCCGCCTATACCGTCAACGACCGCCTTCCCTGGTGGAACCCGGAAGCGGTGATCAAGGACGGCGATCGGAAGACGGCCGAAAAAATCCTGGATGAGGCGGGGTGGAAGGATCGCGACGGCGACGGCATCCGTGAAAAGGGTTCCCTGCGGGCGGAATTCAACCTGCTGTATCCGGCGGATGATGTCACACGGCAATCCCTGGCGATCGCCGTGGCCGACATGATGAAGCCGCTGGGCATCCGGATCCGCGTCGAGGGAAAAAGCTGGGACGCCATTGAAAAGCTGATGCACGCCAACGCCGTGCTGTTCGGCTGGGGAAGCCATGATCCGCTGGAGATGTAC from Planifilum fulgidum harbors:
- a CDS encoding ABC transporter substrate-binding protein; the protein is MRGSWWAVLGIFCILAAGCFPSEQPAPGQKKDELVLAIGTEPEDGFDPTTGWGRYGSPLFQSTLLKRDHAMNITNDLAEEYEISGDGTVWTVKLRKNVRFSDGTPLTASDVKYTFEAAAESGSIVDLQQLEKVEVLDDHTVKFTLKEPRSTFIHSLITIGIVPRHAHGEDYAEHPVGSGPYRLVQWDKGQQLIVEANPHYHGTRPYFKKLTFLFLSEDAAFAAAKAGKVDVAYIPAAFGKEKVPGMRLEKIRTVDNRGIMFPFVPSGAKTKDGKPVGNDVTADAAIRRAVNIAVDRQALVEGVLEGFGTPAYTVNDRLPWWNPEAVIKDGDRKTAEKILDEAGWKDRDGDGIREKGSLRAEFNLLYPADDVTRQSLAIAVADMMKPLGIRIRVEGKSWDAIEKLMHANAVLFGWGSHDPLEMYHLYSSEFRGVDLYNPGYYKNPVVDAYLKKALATPDEKRSLEYWKKAQWDGKTGVSAKGDAPWAWLVNLDHLYLVKENLDIGKQKIHHHGHGWPITDNVEEWKWIDRP